The Nitrospira sp. genome window below encodes:
- a CDS encoding septum formation initiator family protein, which produces MIIKPNRGRDWLDWQRKLCSAGKWVGLGALVLMMGALLFGDMGIPRYVHLREHAEQLDRELADLQRLNGELRADLDRVQYDSTRIEELARERLGYVRKGETVYQMAPNGEKERSSTVRTP; this is translated from the coding sequence GTGATCATTAAACCGAACCGTGGGCGCGACTGGCTGGATTGGCAGCGGAAGCTGTGCTCTGCCGGGAAATGGGTGGGGCTTGGCGCGCTGGTCTTGATGATGGGCGCGCTGCTGTTCGGGGATATGGGGATACCGCGGTACGTGCATTTGCGCGAGCACGCGGAGCAATTGGATCGGGAGCTCGCCGATCTGCAGCGGTTGAACGGCGAGCTCCGGGCCGATCTAGACCGTGTGCAGTACGATTCGACCAGGATCGAAGAGCTGGCCCGGGAACGATTGGGCTATGTGCGGAAAGGGGAGACCGTGTATCAGATGGCGCCAAATGGAGAAAAGGAGCGGTCTTCCACCGTCAGGACACCATGA